In the genome of Polynucleobacter sp. TSB-Sco08W16, the window GCTCGTGACTATTTAGAGCTCGCATTAAAGCTTCGCCCCAGCTACAGTACTGCTGCCGCGAATTTAGGCGAGGTCTACGTCAGACTGGGTGCCAAGGCCTATGAAGATGCGGCGGCCAATACCCAGCTTAACCAACGCCTGTACGCCAATCGGGCCAAATATTTATTGAACCTATTGAAACCCCAAACCAGAGGCAACAATAGCTCTAACAGCACCTTAAGCAATCCATCCACTAACTCACCAGAAAGTAAATCAAACAATGGCGAAAGTACTCCTAAAAACTAATAAGGGTGATATCACCCTCACCCTTGATGCAATTAAGGCACCCAAGAGCGTTGCTAACTTTTTACAATATGTCAAAAGTGGTCATTACGATGGCACGATCTTTCACCGTGTGATTAATAATTTCATGATTCAAGGTGGCGGCATGACTGCTGGCATGAAACAAAAGCCTACTGGCGCTGAAATTGAAAATGAAGCCAATAATGGCCTAAAGAATGAGCGGGGCACTGTTGCAATGGCTCGCACTAGCGATCCTCACTCTGCTACTGCGCAATTTTTCATTAACGTGAATGACAATGATTTTTTGAATCACACTGCTCCTAACGCTCAAGGCTGGGGCTATGCAGTATTTGGCAAAGTGACTGATGGCTTAGATGTTGTTGACACAATTCGCAAGGTCAAAACAGGAAATGCCGGCTTTCATCAGGATGTTCCTGCAGAAGATGTTGTGATTGAGAAGGCCACCGTTCTCGAGGAATGATCCCGCAATACGCGAGCGCGATGCTCATCTCAGACTTACATCTGACGCCGTCAATGCCCTTGACGGCGCAACGTTTTTTTGACTTCTGTGAAAAAGATGCCTCACAAGCTGAGGCGGTTTTTATTCTGGGCGATCTTTTTGAATACTGGGTTGGTGATGATGCTTCATCCCAATCCCCCTTTCAGCAGGAAGTAAAGCGCGCCCTCGCTAATTTATCCACTAAGACCAAAACCTACTACCTTCACGGGAACCGTGACTTCCTAGTGGGGCCTGCTTTTTTAAAGAAGACGGGCATGACATTGTTGCCAGATCCATCCATGGTTGAAATTGCTGGAAAGCGGTATTTACTTGCCCATGGGGATGCGTTGTGTACTGCTGATCTTGGCTACCAAGTGTTTCGCCGCTGGGTCAGAAAAACTTGGGTTCAAAAGCTTTTTTTGTCTTTGCCATTGGGGTGGCGTCGCTCTATCGCAAATCATTTGCGTAGCAATAGTCATGCGCAATATCAACACAAGACTAAATCCTCCCAGCCACAAAATCTAATGAAGATGAATGTGACCCTTGAGGCATGTGCAGCGACATTACGTTCGCATACAGGTGATAAGTTAATCCATGGGCATACCCACTTACCTGCGCATCATGTAGAGCAGTTGGGTGAACAATCTTGGCAACGTTGGGTCTTATCAGATTGGGACCTAGATCACCCAGAAGTAGGCAATCCCAGAGCAAACACACTCCTGATTAATGACCAAGGCGAGCACTTTATTGACCTAGTTAAATCCTAAGCAGATCAATGCCGATTGTTTTTTGCTTAAGAAACTGAGTATTTAGAGAGGCATTGAACCATCTGGGCAAATATGCGCGGATTAGCAGCCATCACTTCGCCACTCTTTAGAAAACCCTCTTCACCGCGATAATTACCAATCAAGCCACCAGACTCAGTAATGAGTAAAGCGCCTGCTGCCATATCCCATGGCTTGAGATCGCTCTCAAAAAAACCATCGTAGCGGCCGGCTGCCACATAAGCCAAGTCTAAAGAGGCTGCACCAGGGCGACGTAAGCCAGCGCACTGACGAGACATCTCTGCAAAAATCTTGAGATACTTTTCTAAGTCTTGATCTTCGCGATACGGAAAGCCAGTTCCAATTAAAGAGTTTGCTAAACGGTCTTGTGAAGCAACCCGTAAACGCCGACGATCTAAATAAGCACCTGCACCACGAGTGGCGGTAAATAATTCATCGCGGGTTGGGTCGTAAACCACAGCTTGTTG includes:
- a CDS encoding peptidylprolyl isomerase → MAKVLLKTNKGDITLTLDAIKAPKSVANFLQYVKSGHYDGTIFHRVINNFMIQGGGMTAGMKQKPTGAEIENEANNGLKNERGTVAMARTSDPHSATAQFFINVNDNDFLNHTAPNAQGWGYAVFGKVTDGLDVVDTIRKVKTGNAGFHQDVPAEDVVIEKATVLEE
- a CDS encoding inositol monophosphatase family protein translates to MHPMLNVAIKAARRAGTVINRASLNLERLQVDRKQHNDFVTEVDKAAEAAIIETLSEAYPTHGFLAEETGEHNVDAENVWIIDPLDGTTNFIHGFPQYAVSIALAVNGVTQQAVVYDPTRDELFTATRGAGAYLDRRRLRVASQDRLANSLIGTGFPYREDQDLEKYLKIFAEMSRQCAGLRRPGAASLDLAYVAAGRYDGFFESDLKPWDMAAGALLITESGGLIGNYRGEEGFLKSGEVMAANPRIFAQMVQCLSKYSVS
- a CDS encoding UDP-2,3-diacylglucosamine diphosphatase, with amino-acid sequence MIPQYASAMLISDLHLTPSMPLTAQRFFDFCEKDASQAEAVFILGDLFEYWVGDDASSQSPFQQEVKRALANLSTKTKTYYLHGNRDFLVGPAFLKKTGMTLLPDPSMVEIAGKRYLLAHGDALCTADLGYQVFRRWVRKTWVQKLFLSLPLGWRRSIANHLRSNSHAQYQHKTKSSQPQNLMKMNVTLEACAATLRSHTGDKLIHGHTHLPAHHVEQLGEQSWQRWVLSDWDLDHPEVGNPRANTLLINDQGEHFIDLVKS